One Phycisphaerae bacterium RAS2 DNA window includes the following coding sequences:
- the nadC gene encoding Nicotinate-nucleotide pyrophosphorylase [carboxylating], protein MSAHVGINRDALRRLLEIARDEDLGEHGDVTSRLLPETTLVAQGRWVLRSRQSGRVCGVELLPDMLEVLAPAVELEWVTAKPPTQFVETGEDLARFRGNVGQMFAAERVMLNFLQHLSGVATLTARFVSEVAGTGAKIYDTRKTTPGLRDLEKYAVRCGGGHNHRIGLYDAVLIKDNHLADIPTARLAHCVFDMLNRLPLLPSTPAFVEVECDSLEQAAELFKVVGIDVILLDNFEPPRLREAVALRDQAGLRGKVELEASGGATLQSVRATAETGVERISVGAITHSAPILDLGLDAE, encoded by the coding sequence ATGTCAGCCCATGTCGGAATTAATCGAGACGCGCTCCGCCGGTTGCTCGAGATCGCGCGCGATGAAGATCTCGGCGAACACGGCGATGTGACGAGTCGCTTGCTGCCGGAGACAACCCTCGTCGCTCAAGGGCGATGGGTGCTGCGCTCGCGGCAGTCGGGTCGCGTTTGTGGTGTTGAGTTGCTGCCTGACATGCTGGAAGTTCTCGCCCCGGCGGTCGAGCTTGAATGGGTGACGGCAAAGCCGCCGACGCAATTCGTCGAGACGGGAGAAGACCTCGCGCGGTTTCGCGGGAATGTGGGGCAGATGTTTGCGGCCGAGCGCGTGATGCTCAATTTCCTGCAACACCTGTCGGGCGTGGCGACGCTGACGGCGCGGTTCGTGAGCGAAGTCGCGGGCACCGGCGCGAAGATCTATGACACGCGCAAGACAACGCCGGGCCTGCGCGATCTGGAGAAGTATGCCGTGCGCTGCGGCGGTGGGCACAATCACCGGATCGGCCTGTACGATGCGGTGTTGATAAAAGACAATCATCTGGCCGACATCCCGACGGCGCGGCTGGCGCACTGCGTGTTTGACATGCTCAATCGGCTGCCGCTGCTGCCGTCGACGCCGGCGTTCGTGGAGGTCGAGTGCGATTCGCTGGAGCAGGCGGCGGAGTTGTTCAAGGTCGTTGGGATCGATGTGATCCTGCTGGACAACTTCGAACCGCCGCGCCTGCGCGAAGCCGTGGCGCTGCGCGATCAGGCAGGCTTGCGCGGCAAGGTGGAACTGGAGGCCAGCGGCGGCGCGACGCTGCAATCCGTGCGGGCGACTGCCGAGACGGGGGTCGAGCGCATCAGCGTCGGGGCAATCACCCATTCCGCGCCGATCCTCGACCTGGGGCTGGATGCGGAATAG
- the birA gene encoding Bifunctional ligase/repressor BirA: MESGSGLGTMTNHRLDAKRIAPRLKTARIGRRLLVLDEVDSTNEYALGVLAPREELAADGMVVFAEHQTAGRGRLGRTWHSPRGASLAMTVLLCESQLPPSPVRLVMAGGVAVAKAVASTTDVEPVIRWPNDVYVGPKKLAGILVEARSVGTVSWAMAVGIGLNCLQQAGHFPPDLRDRATSLELESKHAIDREAVAVAVMNELDVLVRRDSSVSDAALVDQWRARSADLGTRVTLRENGQTYSGIILDVHPQSGLLLQLDTGARRHFDPATTSREG; the protein is encoded by the coding sequence ATGGAGTCCGGCTCCGGCCTCGGAACCATGACCAACCACCGATTGGACGCCAAGCGAATCGCACCCAGGCTGAAAACGGCACGCATCGGCCGCCGCCTGCTCGTGCTCGATGAGGTCGACAGCACGAACGAATACGCGCTGGGTGTGCTCGCTCCGCGCGAAGAACTTGCAGCCGACGGGATGGTTGTCTTCGCGGAACATCAGACGGCCGGTCGCGGTCGGCTCGGCCGGACGTGGCATTCGCCGCGCGGGGCGAGCCTGGCGATGACGGTGTTGTTGTGTGAATCGCAACTGCCGCCGTCACCGGTGCGGCTGGTGATGGCGGGCGGGGTGGCGGTGGCGAAGGCGGTGGCATCGACGACAGATGTCGAACCGGTGATTCGGTGGCCGAACGATGTGTACGTCGGGCCGAAGAAGCTTGCGGGAATTCTTGTCGAGGCGCGGAGCGTAGGAACGGTCTCATGGGCCATGGCAGTCGGGATAGGCCTGAACTGTCTCCAGCAGGCTGGCCATTTCCCGCCGGACTTGCGCGACCGGGCGACGTCGCTGGAATTGGAGTCGAAGCACGCGATTGATCGTGAAGCCGTCGCGGTTGCCGTAATGAACGAACTGGATGTACTTGTGCGGCGCGATTCGAGCGTTTCGGACGCCGCGCTCGTCGACCAGTGGCGGGCGCGCAGCGCCGACCTCGGCACGCGCGTCACGTTGCGGGAGAATGGACAAACCTATTCTGGCATCATCCTCGATGTTCACCCTCAAAGCGGTCTGCTGTTGCAGCTCGACACCGGCGCCCGGCGACATTTCGACCCGGCGACGACAAGCCGGGAGGGATGA
- a CDS encoding Transposase IS200 like protein yields the protein MPQSLSAVHVHLVFSTKDRTRAFQNLDLRAQLHAYLGGVSRQLACPPVRIGGVADHVHVLAQLGRTIAQADWVKELKRVSSIWVKTQGGDYTDFQWQAGYAAFSVSQSNLDRVTEYIANQETHHRELSFQDELRVMLQKHQIEFDERYVWD from the coding sequence ATGCCGCAATCGCTCAGCGCCGTCCATGTGCACCTGGTTTTCTCAACGAAGGATCGAACGCGCGCATTTCAGAATCTTGACCTTCGCGCCCAACTGCACGCTTATCTCGGGGGTGTATCGCGCCAGCTTGCTTGTCCGCCCGTGCGAATTGGGGGAGTTGCGGATCACGTCCATGTTCTCGCTCAACTTGGTCGGACGATCGCACAGGCTGACTGGGTAAAGGAATTGAAGCGCGTGTCATCGATCTGGGTTAAGACACAAGGTGGAGATTACACGGACTTTCAATGGCAAGCGGGCTACGCGGCGTTCTCGGTCAGTCAGTCAAACCTGGATCGAGTGACTGAATACATAGCGAACCAGGAGACTCATCACCGCGAGTTGTCGTTTCAGGATGAGCTCCGCGTCATGCTACAGAAGCATCAGATCGAATTCGATGAGCGGTATGTCTGGGATTGA
- the gpr gene encoding L-glyceraldehyde 3-phosphate reductase has product MKLRKLGNTGLYVSELCLGAMNFGMADWGIDEPASRAIIHAYLDAGGNFIDTADVYSKGVSEEICARAIQGKRDRLIIATKGHFPVVRKFGEPPDHVNATGSSRRHLTAALDASLRRLQTDYIDLYQVHCWDDHTPIHETLCTLDNFVKQGKVRYVGLSNYDAWHIAEARQLCIRFNWEPFVTAQMQYSLVCRDIETAIVPVCQRYGIGILPWSPLGGGVLSGKYQKNGTGPSGSRFGAMPDEPNSWRRQFVNQRNMDIADAVKAVAQRHKLVSTAVPGSSNLSAVALAWLLTRPMVSSIIVGPKSVAQWKDNHAACEMALTTDDLAALDRASALPPTYPHQFISKTARNSAS; this is encoded by the coding sequence ATGAAACTTCGTAAACTCGGCAACACCGGCCTGTACGTCTCGGAGCTGTGCCTCGGCGCCATGAACTTCGGCATGGCCGATTGGGGCATCGACGAACCCGCCAGCCGCGCGATCATCCACGCCTACCTCGACGCCGGCGGCAACTTCATCGATACGGCCGACGTCTATTCCAAGGGCGTCAGCGAGGAAATCTGCGCCCGCGCGATCCAGGGGAAGCGCGATCGGCTCATCATCGCGACCAAGGGGCACTTCCCCGTTGTGAGGAAGTTCGGCGAGCCGCCCGATCACGTGAACGCGACCGGCTCCTCGCGCCGCCACCTGACGGCCGCGCTCGATGCATCGCTTCGCCGACTGCAAACCGATTACATCGACCTCTACCAGGTGCATTGCTGGGACGACCACACACCGATCCACGAAACGCTCTGCACGCTGGACAATTTCGTGAAGCAGGGCAAGGTGCGGTACGTCGGCCTGTCGAATTACGACGCGTGGCACATCGCCGAGGCGCGGCAGCTTTGCATCCGATTCAACTGGGAGCCGTTCGTCACGGCACAGATGCAATACAGCCTTGTCTGCCGCGACATCGAAACGGCGATCGTGCCGGTGTGCCAACGATACGGCATCGGCATCCTGCCGTGGAGTCCGCTGGGCGGCGGCGTTTTGAGCGGAAAGTATCAGAAGAACGGCACCGGTCCGAGCGGTTCGCGTTTCGGCGCGATGCCCGACGAGCCGAACAGTTGGCGGCGGCAGTTCGTCAATCAACGGAACATGGACATCGCCGACGCCGTCAAGGCGGTCGCGCAGCGGCACAAGCTCGTCTCCACGGCGGTGCCCGGCAGCTCGAATCTGTCAGCCGTCGCCCTGGCGTGGCTACTGACGCGGCCGATGGTGTCGAGCATCATCGTCGGACCGAAAAGCGTGGCGCAATGGAAGGACAATCACGCGGCGTGTGAGATGGCGCTCACGACGGATGACCTCGCAGCCCTGGACCGCGCCAGCGCGCTGCCGCCGACGTATCCGCACCAGTTCATCAGTAAGACGGCGCGGAATTCGGCATCGTAG
- the echA8 gene encoding putative enoyl-CoA hydratase echA8 — MSDDFVLLEKEGAVAILRLNRPDVLNALNIPTMDRLITLMESLDGDPSVHCMVLTGSDKAFAAGADIKEMAEASVMDMYERNNLARWERIKRVRTPIVAAVSGFCLGGGCELAMHCDIITASETAKFGQPEINIGVMPGAGGTQRLSKVVGKYRAMELILTGRFFDASEALRLGLVTHVWPVESYLKETLALAHQIAEKSPVATRVAKEAVLRAFETGLSDGLEYERKLFYMLFATEDQKEGMKAFVEKRKPKYTGR; from the coding sequence ATGTCGGATGACTTCGTATTGCTCGAAAAAGAAGGCGCGGTGGCCATCCTGCGGCTGAACCGTCCGGATGTGCTGAACGCGCTGAACATCCCGACGATGGATCGGCTGATCACGCTGATGGAGTCGCTGGACGGCGACCCGTCGGTGCATTGCATGGTGCTGACGGGCAGCGACAAGGCGTTTGCCGCGGGGGCGGACATCAAGGAGATGGCCGAGGCGAGCGTGATGGATATGTACGAGCGGAACAACCTCGCGCGATGGGAGCGGATCAAGCGCGTGCGCACGCCGATTGTCGCGGCGGTCAGCGGCTTCTGCCTTGGCGGCGGATGCGAGTTGGCGATGCACTGCGACATCATCACGGCGAGCGAGACGGCGAAGTTCGGCCAGCCGGAGATCAACATCGGCGTGATGCCGGGGGCCGGCGGGACGCAGCGGTTGAGCAAAGTGGTGGGCAAGTATCGGGCGATGGAGTTGATCCTCACGGGGCGGTTCTTCGACGCGAGCGAGGCACTGCGCCTGGGGCTGGTGACGCACGTCTGGCCGGTGGAATCTTATTTGAAAGAGACGCTGGCGCTGGCGCACCAGATCGCGGAGAAGTCGCCGGTGGCGACGCGCGTGGCGAAGGAAGCGGTCCTTCGGGCGTTCGAGACGGGCCTGTCGGACGGGCTGGAATACGAGCGCAAGCTGTTCTATATGCTCTTCGCGACGGAGGATCAGAAAGAAGGCATGAAGGCGTTTGTCGAGAAGCGGAAGCCGAAGTACACGGGGCGGTAG
- the paaG gene encoding 1,2-epoxyphenylacetyl-CoA isomerase, which produces MSTKSYETILVADADGVRTITLNRPDDLNAIDDRVTSELQAELKAVAKDRAVRCLVLTGAGRAFCAGQDLKSVQSREGAFDFTAALRRRYNPIVSAMAGLAIPTIASVNGVAAGAGWSLALACDLRIASAKAKFVSAFSKIGLVPDSGMTWILPRLVGLSRALEIAWIGDPIPAETALQWGLVNRVAAAEELEKATRELATGLARSATKGLSLTKRAMLAGLSRDLDGQLEYEALLQGVAGRTRDYAEGVKAFIEKRSAEFTGE; this is translated from the coding sequence ATGTCTACGAAGTCCTACGAAACCATTCTTGTCGCCGACGCTGACGGCGTGCGCACGATCACGCTCAATCGCCCCGACGATTTGAACGCCATCGATGACCGCGTGACGAGCGAGTTGCAGGCCGAATTGAAGGCCGTTGCAAAGGACCGCGCCGTGCGCTGCCTCGTCCTGACCGGCGCCGGTCGCGCGTTTTGCGCGGGGCAGGACCTCAAGAGCGTGCAATCGCGCGAGGGGGCCTTTGACTTCACTGCGGCGCTGCGGCGGCGATACAACCCGATCGTTTCGGCCATGGCGGGGCTGGCCATCCCGACGATCGCCAGCGTGAACGGCGTGGCGGCCGGCGCGGGGTGGAGCCTGGCCCTGGCCTGCGACCTGCGGATTGCGTCAGCCAAGGCGAAATTCGTCAGCGCCTTCTCGAAAATCGGCCTGGTTCCCGATAGCGGAATGACGTGGATTTTGCCGCGTTTAGTAGGGCTGTCGCGTGCCCTGGAGATCGCCTGGATCGGTGATCCCATTCCGGCGGAAACGGCCTTACAATGGGGTCTGGTCAATCGAGTGGCCGCTGCGGAGGAGTTGGAGAAAGCGACGCGTGAGCTGGCCACAGGTCTGGCGCGATCAGCGACGAAGGGCCTGTCACTGACAAAGCGGGCGATGCTGGCGGGATTGTCGCGCGATCTGGACGGGCAATTGGAGTACGAGGCGTTGTTGCAGGGCGTCGCGGGCCGGACGCGCGACTACGCCGAGGGTGTGAAGGCATTTATCGAAAAGCGGTCTGCGGAGTTCACTGGTGAGTAA
- the paaH gene encoding 3-hydroxyadipyl-CoA dehydrogenase, whose product MSNNERVLGVIGAGTMGGGIAHAAAAGGFKVMCTDTDPKLVEQAFGKIRERLDSSVSKGRISSRERDEVAARLHVCKGYDAFADAECVIEAAPEDLALKKKIFAELDKLPAKVLRASNTSSLAIAKIADGLKHADRVLGLHFFNPAPVMQLIELVQAPQTSAQSVVDARAVCAKLDKTAVKVKDSPGFIGNRVNRPFYLEALRLLETGEGDIRTIDSALKTVGDFKMGAFELLDLIGLDINLKVTETVYQDFNKPARFTPNAIQQKLVQAGKLGRKTGCGFYDYSNGDPLPAYESKPKSTSGWKPSAAVAELAKALDKPADRAMWLFARVWTAVVNEAAHVANTIALARDVNLTMELGFAYPQGPLALADFVGLDVVQALMSEFFKETGSDERYAPNPLLDELVRAGNLGEKTAHGFLYHSL is encoded by the coding sequence GTGAGTAACAACGAACGCGTGTTGGGTGTGATCGGTGCGGGAACGATGGGCGGCGGGATCGCGCATGCGGCTGCCGCGGGCGGTTTCAAGGTGATGTGCACCGATACCGATCCCAAGCTGGTGGAGCAGGCGTTCGGGAAGATTCGCGAGCGACTGGATTCGAGCGTGTCGAAGGGACGTATCTCCTCGCGCGAGCGCGACGAGGTCGCTGCCCGGCTGCACGTCTGCAAAGGGTACGACGCGTTCGCCGACGCCGAGTGCGTGATCGAGGCGGCCCCCGAAGACCTCGCGTTGAAAAAGAAGATCTTTGCCGAGCTGGACAAGCTGCCTGCCAAGGTGCTTCGCGCGTCGAACACGTCGAGCCTGGCGATCGCCAAAATCGCCGATGGGCTCAAGCATGCCGATCGCGTTCTGGGGCTTCACTTCTTCAATCCCGCGCCGGTCATGCAACTGATCGAGCTGGTGCAGGCGCCGCAGACCAGCGCCCAGTCGGTGGTCGATGCTCGCGCCGTGTGCGCGAAGCTGGACAAGACCGCGGTGAAAGTGAAGGACTCGCCGGGCTTCATCGGCAACCGCGTGAATCGGCCGTTCTATCTCGAAGCGCTGCGGCTGCTGGAGACGGGCGAAGGCGACATTCGCACGATCGATTCGGCGCTCAAAACCGTCGGCGATTTCAAAATGGGCGCGTTCGAACTTCTTGATCTCATCGGGCTGGACATCAACCTGAAAGTCACCGAAACGGTTTATCAGGACTTCAACAAGCCCGCGCGGTTCACACCGAATGCGATTCAACAGAAGCTCGTGCAGGCCGGCAAGCTCGGCCGCAAGACCGGCTGCGGGTTCTACGACTACTCAAACGGCGATCCGCTCCCGGCGTACGAGAGCAAGCCGAAATCGACATCCGGCTGGAAACCCAGCGCCGCCGTCGCGGAACTCGCCAAGGCGCTCGACAAGCCCGCCGATCGCGCGATGTGGCTCTTCGCCCGCGTGTGGACAGCCGTCGTGAACGAAGCGGCGCACGTGGCGAACACGATTGCCCTGGCGCGCGACGTGAACCTGACCATGGAGCTGGGCTTTGCCTATCCGCAGGGGCCGCTGGCGCTGGCGGATTTCGTCGGGCTGGATGTCGTGCAGGCGCTCATGTCGGAGTTCTTCAAAGAGACGGGCAGCGACGAGCGCTACGCCCCGAATCCGCTGCTCGATGAACTGGTCCGCGCGGGCAATCTCGGTGAGAAGACGGCGCACGGATTCCTGTACCATTCGCTGTGA
- the paaJ gene encoding 3-oxoadipyl-CoA/3-oxo-5,6-dehydrosuberyl-CoA thiolase — MRQAVIVDTVRTPIGRHRGALAPVRPDDLGAIVIRELVARTKLDPALIDDVYWGAANQAGEDNRNAARMAVLLAGLPDSVPGTTVNRLCASGLEAVAISARMIEAGHGDVFIAGGCESMSRAPLVLPKPDEAFVRGNQTMYDTTLGWRMTNPKLAARYQPFSMGETAENVAERHRISREDQDAFALQSQQRAAAAIKSGRLAEEIVPVEIDLGRGKKTVVSIDEHPRPETTPADLAKLKPAFREGGTVTAGNSSGLNDGAAGLVLMEAATAKRLGHKPLAVVRASASAGVDPSCMGLGPIPATRKALARAGWQISDLDVIELNEAFAAQALACVRELGLDPAKVNVNGGAIALGHPLGCSGARLAGTLVREMVHRKARRGLASLCVGVGQGLSVLFERVEL, encoded by the coding sequence ATGCGACAAGCCGTTATTGTTGACACCGTTCGCACGCCCATCGGTCGGCATCGCGGCGCGCTCGCGCCGGTGCGGCCGGACGATCTCGGTGCAATCGTCATTCGTGAACTGGTCGCGCGCACAAAACTCGACCCCGCGCTGATCGACGACGTGTACTGGGGCGCGGCCAATCAGGCGGGGGAAGACAACCGCAACGCCGCACGGATGGCCGTGCTGCTGGCCGGTTTGCCTGACAGCGTGCCGGGCACGACGGTCAATCGTTTGTGTGCGAGCGGGTTGGAGGCGGTGGCGATCAGCGCGCGAATGATCGAGGCGGGGCATGGTGACGTGTTCATCGCCGGCGGTTGTGAATCCATGAGCCGCGCGCCATTGGTGCTGCCCAAGCCGGACGAGGCGTTCGTCCGCGGCAATCAGACGATGTACGACACGACGCTGGGCTGGCGGATGACGAATCCGAAGCTGGCGGCGCGGTATCAGCCGTTCAGCATGGGTGAGACGGCCGAGAACGTGGCCGAGCGGCACCGGATTTCGCGCGAGGATCAGGACGCGTTTGCGTTGCAGAGCCAGCAGCGCGCGGCGGCGGCGATCAAGTCGGGTCGGCTGGCCGAGGAGATCGTGCCGGTGGAGATCGACCTGGGTCGTGGGAAGAAGACGGTTGTATCCATTGACGAACACCCGCGCCCCGAGACGACGCCGGCCGACCTGGCAAAGCTCAAGCCGGCCTTCCGCGAGGGCGGGACGGTGACGGCGGGCAACAGTTCAGGCCTCAACGACGGCGCGGCCGGCCTGGTGCTGATGGAAGCGGCAACGGCCAAGCGCCTGGGTCACAAGCCGCTGGCGGTGGTGCGAGCTTCTGCCTCGGCGGGCGTTGATCCGTCGTGCATGGGACTGGGGCCGATCCCGGCGACGCGCAAGGCGCTGGCCCGCGCGGGCTGGCAGATCAGCGATCTGGACGTCATCGAGTTGAACGAGGCCTTTGCGGCGCAGGCGCTGGCGTGCGTACGCGAGCTGGGGCTGGACCCGGCGAAGGTCAACGTGAATGGCGGCGCGATCGCGCTGGGTCATCCGCTGGGCTGCAGCGGCGCGAGACTAGCGGGGACGCTCGTGCGCGAGATGGTTCATCGCAAGGCGCGGCGCGGGCTGGCGAGTTTGTGCGTCGGCGTCGGGCAGGGTTTGAGCGTGCTGTTTGAACGCGTCGAACTATGA
- a CDS encoding ACT domain protein, with translation MTQAYTQFSVFLVNKPGILSQVCDELARSKINLVALTLMDSIEHGVFRFVAEDVAKSRAVLKRLNIPTTETEVLMAEMPNRPGALADLCARLNSNHISIKYAYVTSGARGGRTIGIFKVDNLQKALKLAAPKKLPAREKPDGRLNQSVGRR, from the coding sequence ATGACCCAGGCCTACACGCAATTCTCGGTGTTTCTGGTCAACAAGCCCGGCATCCTGTCGCAGGTCTGCGACGAGCTGGCGCGGAGCAAGATCAACCTTGTCGCCCTGACGCTGATGGACAGCATCGAGCACGGCGTGTTTCGATTCGTCGCGGAAGACGTGGCCAAGTCGCGAGCGGTGCTCAAGCGGCTGAACATCCCCACGACCGAGACCGAAGTGCTCATGGCCGAGATGCCCAACCGGCCTGGCGCGCTGGCCGACCTGTGCGCCCGGCTGAACTCCAACCACATCAGCATCAAGTATGCGTACGTCACCAGCGGGGCGCGCGGCGGGCGGACGATCGGCATCTTCAAGGTGGACAATCTGCAAAAAGCGCTGAAGCTGGCCGCGCCGAAGAAACTGCCCGCGCGCGAAAAGCCCGACGGCCGATTGAATCAATCCGTGGGTCGCCGTTAA